In Scylla paramamosain isolate STU-SP2022 unplaced genomic scaffold, ASM3559412v1 Contig6, whole genome shotgun sequence, the genomic window ctggctaacgtcactgcccatcagagcgaagggcttcagcctcaacaaacaagaatttgtcgacgccattgctctgaggtacggctggccgatggaaggactccccagtacttgtgtgtgtggctcccccaatgacgtcaaccacaccatgacgtgcaaaaggggggattcgtatgtatcaggcacgatgaggtgagagatctgaccgccagcatgctcagggaggtgtgccacgatatctccactgaaccgaccctcctgccgctagacggcgagcacctgcgctaaagaacagccaacaccaccaacgaggctcgagtcgacgtcagtgcacgagggttctggacaaggggacagaaagcattcatggacatacggatctttgacccgatggccgcctgtcaccacgaactctccctggaggccgcccaccgcaagaatgagcaggagaagatccgagcatatggggagagaatccaacacgttgaccagggcagcttcacacctctggtcttcaccacatctggcgggatgggctccaaggctcagtgcttctactcaagactagccgacctaatggcagaaaagaagcaccagccaaggagccatgtcatcgcatggatgaggtgccgtctctcattctccctcctcagatctgccctcctgtgtctcagggggacaaggcattccactcccatacctgcagacttaggaggcctcgactgcgaggctacagtggtggagagtggcataagagtagatagagtagaggtagaattaatttatagttaacaactaatgtgtatattatagagtattagatatggttggatgccacagtcattagcgggagctggggctaatgacctccaagtaatggagcccctaattgacatatcaataaacatggggtggaggtattattctttgtagtagtagtagtactagtagtagtagtaacagcaatagtagtagtagtagtagtagtagtagtagtagtagtagcagcagtaagtgttattgttgctgttgttcttgttcagtTTGTCAGCAAAAGAAAGagtaatatgtataaaaaataaaggaaaaaaaaataaataaaaaacacaaagattCGCTCAgccacatccaaaacacacctgaCGCTCCCGTGAACGATAAATTAATGCACTATTTGTGATACGCCTCCATATAATTATGCATATTACCACGGCCGTATATAATTCAATGGCATTACAAAACCAGTCCACATGTCTTTATAACGTCATTACCGCTAATAATGAAATGCAGCGCTGCCATCACCCTTGTCCCCGTCAGCATTGTCAATAATGCCACGCCCGCACAATGATTCACGAGGCCTTGACATTTtgctttgctttattttgtgtcTATTTGCTTCATGTTTTATGGGAGTTTGTTGAAAATTTTCCCGCAAcatttaatactactactactactattactactaatactactattactactactactactattactactacttctactacaaatactactacaaatactattactactactactactactactactactagtaataacaatataaaataataatgtaatagtgatgatgatgatgctgatgataatgatggtgctgatgatgatgaaaggacggtgatgataaggaagaaagacactaaagatgtttatgatgataatgataactataatattatagaataatataacaaggaaatcaaggtgaaaagttatgataataataattatctatttcataattattaatttatgtggtgaaaacgatgataatagttaactgtaaaaataccattacttcttctgcaactacttcttctactagtgCTAATagtactacttttactactaatactgcttctactactacttctactactgctagtactacttgtactactagtactactgctactactactagttctactactactactactgctactactactactactactgcttctactactacttctgctactgcttttactactactactactactactactactactgctactactactaatataactaaaactactactactactactactactactactactgcttctactactattactactacttctactactgctactactactaatactagtactaatactactactagtacaactaaAAATGTAATAAACCTGGTCCTCCAATCgcatgttgttttgctttgaaATCTCTATCTGTTAAACTTTGAACCAGATCGTAAGACAGTTTGCATACGtccaccctcctgcccctccgCACTGCCTACCTTGTCAAGCGGGGTGTGTCCAGCATTATTTTGCATACTTGTGTCACCGCCTCGctgcaccagccactgcacaCATGTCACTCTACCCCCGGCCGCAGCAGAGTGCATGGGTGTGTTGCCATCACTGTCCctggcggtgaggggccagccagcacctgccagctgctccagtacctccacgtggccatAATAACTGGCGAGGTGCACCGGGGTGTGTGCCTCGGggtgtgcgggagtgggagaggtgacgggcaagagggccgccacacactgctggtggccaTTCAATGCCGCAAAGTGTAGGGCTGtccaacctgtgtgtgtgtgtgtgtgtgtgtgtgtgtgtgtgtgtgtgtgtgtgtgtgtgtgtgtgtgtttgtgtgtgtgagagagagagagaggagataagactatattaatattactcttattattattattattgatatcattattattactattattattattattattattattattattattattattaatattattattattattattaggaagaagaagaggcataggaagaggaggagcaggaaaattaaggtaaaatggaattggagtaggaggaggaagaggaagaggagaggaagaggagaattaggatcaaaaagaggtacagagggaggaggaagaagaggaagaggaaaaggaggtggaagtggagaagtaaaatgagaagtaattgcaaaatcttcttttcttcccttccttcttctttctttttttcttcttcttcttcttcttcttctgtattatactagtattattattattattattattattattattattattagtagtagtagtagtagtagtagtagcagcagtagtagtagcattaatagtagtagtaatagtagcagtagtagtaatagtagtagtaggaacagaactagtagtagtagtagtaatataagaagtaaaagtagtagcagtagtaggtgttgtaatattagtaaaattagaagtagcagttgtagaaatagtagaaaaaatcacatgtacatctacaattaccaccaccaccaccaccaccaccagcacagcctcacctctactattcatggccagagggttatcacggaggtccagcagcgccttcactgtatgggcgtggccattctgggcagccatcatcagcggtgtaatgtcagtggtgcctccaccttctatgcttAACCCTGCCTGAAGTAAGAGAGACAGCAGGTGCTCGTGGCCCTTGAAAGCAGCCACAGTCAGCAGACTCCATGACTCCCCAGCATCAATGGGGATGGTGACCTCGGGCCGGGCacccctgtcaagtgctgacctcacccctgcctcgtctccttcctctacagcagtgaccagctcctgtgtgtgtgtgtgtgtgtgtgtgtgtgtgtgtgtgtgtgtgtgtgtgtgtgtgtgtgtgtgtgtgtgtgtgtgatggaaaataaaaataataataataataataaaaaaaataataataataatgataaatgataataataataataataataataataataataataataataataataataataataataataataataatgataataataataataataataacaataatgataagaaaaagagtaataataatagtaataataataataataataataataataataatattaataatgataataataataataaaaataataataataataataataataataataataataataaaaataacaataataaatataataatattaaaataagatgagatgacatcagcgataattatcataatatgaacaaaacaacaacaaaaacaagaaaataatttgaaaaataataataaatattatatcaaagaaaaaaaagtgcaaagataatagatgtaataataataataataataataataaaaataataataataataataacaataacaataataaatataataatactaaaataagatgagatgacatcagccataattatcataatatgaacaaaacaacaacaaaaacaagaaaacaatttaaaaaataataataaatattatatcaaagaaaaaaaaaagtgcaaagataatatatgtaataataattagcaatatcatcactatcagattaattatcgtaaaactacttaattgtaaagaaaaaaaaacatattatgtcagatgtcaccattatctaattataataataacaattataattataattattgaaatattaatgaaaataaaaaaaaagatcataattataatagtagtgatgatgaaattaataaggaaatggaaaggtGCCTAAAaattataacgataaaaaatataaaaataatgtgataattatagtaataaaaaatacttataataataatgataataataaataatgatgatggtaataataataataataataataataataataataataataataataataataataataataataataataataataataataacaataacactaataaatataataatattaaaataagattagatgacatcagcgataataatcataatatgaacaaaacaagaacaaaaacaagaaaaaaaatttaaaaaataatggtaaatattatatcaaagaaaaaaaaagtgtaaagataatagatgtaataataattagcaatatcatcactatcagattaattatcgtaaaactacttaattgtaacgaaaaaaaaaacatattatgtcaaatgtcaccattatctaattataataataacaattataattataattattgaaataataatgaaaaaaatgatcataattataatagtagtgatgatgaaattaataaGGGAAAGGTgcctaataattataacaataaaaaaatataaaaataatatgataataatactaataaaaataatgatgataataatgataataatgaataatgatgatgataataataataataataataataataataataatattaaaaataataatagtattaataataataataataatgatattaaaaataataataaaaataatagtaataataataataataataataataataataataataataataataataataaaaataataataataataataataataataataataataataatagtaataataataataataataataataataataataataataataatatattaataatgataaagatagggtaataagatagtaaagctgtaaaaggatgataatgataaaagtaaaataaaaagataaataataatgataaaaatgatttttattatttttattatttattattattattattattattattattattattattattattattattattattattattattattattattattatttattgttattattattattattattattattataattataataataataataataataataataataattattattattattattattattattattgttgttgttgatgttgtttttgttgttgttgttgttgttgttgttgttgttgttgttgttgctattattcttttgatatattttattgttgtcgttgtcattttataatattcataaATGATGTAAGTCGTAGCATTTATTCAATAGTTGGCTGTTCCGGTGGTTAGGAAATGTTggattgataaaagatacattacagaagaattaagtaataaacagataggcttCGCTGAAAATCTTAGTCAGTCTAGTTAAGGAAGGTTTCCTTGTTTAAAGCAAAGTATGCAGCCTAAAGTCAAACTtcgtattcataaaaaaaaagtattgtcagtacatgcatcaaatgtagcgaaagacaagacggtggtaatgagagttatgcaaatggacattccttgttcgttagtacatttattacttaaaaggaaataaagaaggccaGTGACTGTTGAGGCCTTACAAAATGCTAAGAACAGTCAGGTACCTAAATGTGCCAAAATTGTGaggtctttcagttttcatgtttatgtaattcacgtgagaatgtgaataagtaaagtgaaacatggtgtgttggccaagaattaaatgaggtgaagtaagattttcttgtttttatcattacatcttggctacttgactataacctttgttgtttataggttagagagggtaacaaacatccttcgtggtcaataaattccagggtagtttatcctgtgtcaggtgctaaaagggttgttaaaaagactttgcttacttataagttgatctatttattaaaagattccttcttggtcacattctctctctctctctctctctctctctctctctctctctctctctctctctctctctctctctctctctctctctctctctctctctctctctctctctctctctctctctctctctctctctctctctctctctctctctctctctctctctctctctctctctctctctctctctctctctctctctctctctctctctctctctctctctctctctctctctctctctctctctctctctctctctctctctctctctctctctctctctctctctctctctctctctctctctctctctctctttctgtctctttctctcctataagaataataataatattattactactactactactactactactactactagtactactactactactactactactactactactaatgataataataataagatgaagaaaaaagaagagaaagaagaagaaaaagaaaatttgtaatcaaaacaatactaggaaaaaaaaaacctgttaatgataatgataaatatgaataaaatacctactactacgattactactacaactactacttctattcctactactaccaccactactactacaactactagcaacaatactactacaactactgctactaatgcaactactactactacaactacagctaatactgctactactactacttctactactactactactactactactactactactactactactactactactgctatttcttccaccactattactacaactacttaaactactataactactactattagtactactactagaattattgctactactgctactacaactaccacttctgatatgatgatgaaaggacggtgatgataaggaataaagacactaaagatgtttatgatgataatgataactataattatagaataatataacaaggaaatcaaggtgaaaagttatgataataataattatctatttcataattattaatttatgtggtgaaaacgatgataatagttaactgtaaaaataccattacttcttctgcaactacttcttctactactactactaatactactactactactactactactactactactgcttcttctactacttgtactactgctagtactacttgtactactactactactactactactactactactactactactactactactactactactattactactattactattactactactactactacttctactactactactagtactactactactactactactactgcttctactactattactactacttctactactgctactactactaatactagtactaatactactagtagtacaactaaaaataaaataaacctgGTCTTCCAATCgcatgttgttttgctttgaaATCTCTATCTGTTAAACTTTGAACCAGATCGTAAGACAGTTTGCATACGtccaccctcctgcccctccgCACTGCCTACCTTGTCAAGCGGGGTGTGTCCAGCATTATTTTGCATGCTTGTGTCACCGCCTCGctgcaccagccactgcacaCATGTCACTCTACCCCCGGCCGCAGCAGAGTGCATGGGTGTGTTGCCATCACTGTCCctggcggtgaggggccagccagcacctgccagctgctccagtacctccacgtggccacGATAACTGGCGAGGTGCACCGGGGTGTATGCCTCGaggtgtgcgggagtgggaggggtgacgggcaagagggccgccacacactgctggtggccctTCAATGCCGCAAAGTGTAGGGctgtccttcctgtgtgtgtgtgtgtgtgtgtgtgtgtgtgtgtgtgtgtgtgtgtgtgtttgtgtgtgtgagagagagagagaggagataagactatattaatattactcttattattattattattgatattattattattacttttattattattattattattattattattattattattaatattattattattattattaggaagaagaagaggcataggaagaggaggagcaggataattaaggtaaaatggaattggagtaggaggaggaagaggaagaggagaggaagaggagaattaggatcaaaaagaggtgcagagggaggaggaagaagaggaagaggaaaaggaagaagaattggagaagtaaaacgagaagtaattgcaaaatcttcttttcttcccttccttcttctttctttttttttctttttcttcttcttcttcttcttcttcttcttcttcttcttctgtattatactagtataagtagtagtagtagtagtaatagtagtagtaatagcagcagcagtagtagtagcattaatagtagcagtagtagtagcagtagtagtagtagtagtagtagtagtaggaacagaagtagtagtaggagtagtaatataagaagtaagagtagtagcagtagtaggtgttgtaatattagtaacattagaagtagcagttgtagaaatagtagaaaaaatcacatgtacatctacaattaccaccaccaccaccaccaccaccaccagcacagcctcacctctactatccatggccagagggttaccacggaggtccagcagcgccttcactGTTTGGGCGTGGCCATACTGGGCAGCCATCATCAGCGGTGTAATGtcagtggtgcctccaccttctatgcttAACCCTGCCTGCAGTAAGAGAGACAGCAGGTGCTCGTGGCCCTTGAAGGCAGCCACAGTCAGCAGACTCCATGACTCCCCAGCATCAATGGGGACGGTGACCTCGGGCCGGGCacccctgtcaagtgctgacctcacccctgcctcgtctccttcctctacagcagtgaccagctcctgtgtgtgtgtgtgtgtgtgtgtgtgtgtgtgtgtgtgtgtgtgtgtgtgtgtgtgtgttatggaaaataaaaataataattataataataaaaaaaaaataataataatgataaatgataataataataataataataataataataataataataataataataataataataataataataataataataataatgataataataataataataacaataatgataagaatattaataataatagtaataataataataataataataatattaataataataataataataataataataataataataataataataataataataataataataataacaataacaataataaatataataatattaaaataagatgagatgacatcagcgataattatcataatatgaacaaaacaacaacaaaaacaagaaaataatttaaaaaataataataaatattatatcaaagaaaaaaagtgcaaagataatagatgtaataatagtaataataataataataaaaataataataataataataacaataacaataataaatatgataatactAAAATAAGATGATATGACATCAGCCataattatcataatatgaacaaaacaacaacaaaaacaagaagacaatttaaaaaataataataaatattatatcaaagaaaaaaaagtgcaaagataatagatgtaataataattagcaatatcatcactatcagattaattatcgtaaaactacttaattgtaacgaaaaaaaaaacatattatgtcagatgtcaccatcatctaattataataataacaattataattataattattgaaatattaatgaaaataaaaaaaagatcataattataatagtagtgatgatgaaataaataaggaaagggaaaggtgccTAAAAattataacgaaaaaaaatataaaaataatgtgataattatagtaataaaaaatacttataataataatgataataataaataatgatgataataataataataataataataataataataataataataataataataataataataataataataataataataattaaaataataataataataataataataataataataacaataacaataataaatataataatattaaaataagatgagatgacatcagcgataattatcataatatgaacaaaacaacaacaaaaataagaaaagaatttgaaacataataataaatattatatcaaagtaaaaaaaagtgcaaagataatagatgtaataataattagcaatataatcactatcagattaattatcgtaaaactacttaattgtaacgaaaaaaaaaaaacatattatgtcagatgtcaccattatctaattataataataacaattataattataattattgaaatattaatgaaaataaaaaaaaaatcataattataatagtagtgatgatgaaattagtaaggaaagggaaaggtgcctaataattataacgataaaaaatataaaaataatgtgataattatagtaataaaaaataatgataataataatgataataataaataataatgataataataataataataataataataataataataataataataataataataataataataataataataataataataataacaataacactaataaatataataaatattaaaataagatgagatgacatcagcgataacaatcataatatgaacaaaacaagaacaaaaacaagaaaaaaaatttaaaaaataatggtaaatattatatcaaagaaaaaaagtgtaaagataatagatgtaataataattagcaatataataactatcagattaattatcgtaaaactacttaattttaacgaaaaaaaaacatattatgtcaaatgtcaccattatctaattataataataacaattataattataattattgaaataataatgaaaaaaaaatgatcataattataatagtagtgatgatgaaattaataaGGAAAAGGTGCCtaataatcataacaataaaaaaatataaaaataatgtgataataatactaataaaaataatgatgataataatgataataataaataatgatgataataataataataataataataataataataataataataataataataataataataataataataataataataataataataaaaataataataaaaataatagtaataataataataataataataataataataataataataataataataataacaataataataataataataataatagtaacaataataataataataataataataataataataataataatatattaataacaataaagatagggtaataagatagtaaaggtgtaaaaggatgataatgataaaagtaaaataaaaagaaaaataaaaatgataaaaatgattattattatttttattattatctattattattattattattattattattattattattattgttattattattattattattattataattataattataattattattattattattattattattattattattattattattattattattattattattattattatcgttgttgatgttgtttttgttgttgttgttgttgttgttgttgttgttgttgttgttgttgttgttgttgttgttgctattattcttttgatatattttattgttgtcgttgtcattttataatattcataaATGATGTAAGTCGTAGCATTTATTCAATAGTTGGCTGTTCCGGTGGTTAGGGAATGTTggattgataaaagatacattagagatgaattaagtaataaacagatagTCTTCGCTGAAAATCTTAGTCAGTCTAGTTAAGGAAGGTTTCCTTGTTTAAAGCAAAGTATGCAGCCTAAAGTCAAACTtcgtattaataaaaaaaaaagtattatcagTACATGTATCAAATGTAGCGAAAGAGAAGACGGTGGTAATGAGAGTTATGCAAATGGACATTCCTTGTTCATTAGTACATTTGTtacttaaaaagaaataaagaaggccggtgactggtgaggccttac contains:
- the LOC135096718 gene encoding ankyrin repeat domain-containing protein 42-like encodes the protein MESADCGCFQGPRAPAVSLTSGRQCVAALLPVTSPTPAHPEAHTPVHLASYYGHVEVLEQLAGAGWPLTARDSDGNTPMHSAAAGGRVTCVQWLVQRGGDTSMQNNAGHTPLDKVGSAEGQEGGRMQTVLRSGSKFNR